A section of the Rhizobium sp. BG4 genome encodes:
- a CDS encoding penicillin-binding protein 2: protein MTFLTRIIAMKSRAHFRSGVLPGATSTKGVRGGQKRRQARSRTRILIILFVGLYTVIGGRLIQYAIRDPESAASIPPGDRLMASRPDIVDRNGELLATDINTVSLFAEPNRIVDADEAVEKLATVFPDLDRRDIYRKLTVNGGRFAWLRRQITPRQQSNILALGVPGIGFRPEKKRFYPGGATASHILGYVDIDNRGVAGMERYIDEQGFADLKSAGLTNDQPLEPLMLSIDNRVQNIVRDVVVNAVANYQAKGAGAVILDVNTGEVLAMASAPDFNPNNPLEGAKDGWLNRMSAGTFEMGSTFKTFSLALALDTGKVKMSDSFDATQPLRIGGFTINDFHGQRRWLTLPEVFEFSSNIGTARIIDVVGMETQRRYMTDFGLLTRLQTELPEVKSPSQPKEWKKINSITISFGHGAATTPLQTAVAGAALVNGGKLMNPTFLPRTREQANTVAKVIVKPSTSDDVRYLFKLNGVKGSGRNADVAGFNVGGKTGTADKVVNGRYADNLNFNAFLAAFPIEKPQYVVLTFCDEPKNGEQGQNIAAYTAAPMVRDIIKRAAPLLGVEARFGQEGAALLQSY from the coding sequence ATGACCTTCCTCACTAGAATTATCGCCATGAAGAGCAGGGCCCACTTTCGGTCCGGCGTGTTACCTGGTGCCACATCCACAAAGGGGGTACGGGGTGGCCAGAAGAGGCGGCAGGCGCGGAGCCGAACCCGCATTCTCATCATCCTGTTCGTCGGCCTCTACACGGTCATCGGCGGAAGGTTGATCCAGTATGCGATCCGCGACCCCGAAAGCGCTGCGTCGATTCCACCGGGTGATCGACTGATGGCGTCGCGCCCGGATATCGTTGACCGGAATGGAGAGTTACTCGCGACTGACATCAACACGGTTTCGCTGTTTGCGGAGCCCAATCGCATCGTTGATGCCGATGAGGCCGTAGAGAAGCTGGCGACTGTTTTTCCTGACCTCGACCGGCGCGACATCTATAGGAAACTGACGGTAAACGGCGGCAGATTTGCCTGGCTGCGTCGGCAAATCACGCCACGCCAGCAAAGCAACATCCTTGCCCTTGGCGTACCCGGTATCGGTTTCCGGCCTGAAAAGAAAAGGTTCTATCCCGGTGGTGCGACCGCGTCCCATATCCTGGGCTACGTGGACATCGACAACCGTGGTGTGGCAGGGATGGAACGCTATATCGACGAACAAGGCTTCGCCGATCTGAAGTCTGCCGGGCTCACAAACGATCAGCCCCTGGAGCCGCTGATGCTCTCCATTGATAATCGCGTGCAGAACATTGTTCGCGATGTCGTCGTGAACGCGGTGGCCAATTATCAAGCGAAGGGCGCGGGCGCAGTCATCCTTGATGTCAATACGGGGGAGGTGCTGGCGATGGCTTCAGCTCCTGACTTCAACCCGAACAATCCGCTCGAAGGAGCGAAAGATGGCTGGCTCAATCGGATGTCCGCTGGCACCTTCGAAATGGGCTCGACCTTCAAGACCTTCTCGCTGGCACTGGCTCTCGACACTGGGAAGGTCAAGATGAGTGATAGTTTTGATGCTACGCAGCCGCTGCGAATTGGTGGGTTCACGATCAATGATTTTCATGGGCAACGGCGCTGGCTAACGCTCCCGGAGGTCTTCGAGTTCTCGTCAAACATTGGAACAGCTCGGATCATCGACGTAGTAGGGATGGAGACCCAGCGGCGATATATGACCGACTTTGGATTGTTGACGCGGCTTCAGACCGAATTGCCCGAGGTGAAGTCGCCCTCCCAGCCAAAGGAATGGAAGAAGATCAACTCGATCACGATCTCATTCGGACACGGCGCTGCGACGACGCCTCTGCAGACAGCTGTCGCCGGAGCAGCCCTTGTCAACGGAGGAAAATTGATGAACCCGACGTTCCTGCCACGGACGCGCGAACAAGCGAATACCGTCGCAAAGGTGATCGTCAAACCTTCGACTAGCGATGACGTTCGTTACCTATTCAAGCTCAACGGTGTGAAGGGGTCAGGTCGCAACGCTGATGTTGCCGGGTTCAACGTAGGCGGAAAGACGGGTACTGCCGACAAGGTCGTGAACGGACGCTATGCTGACAACCTGAACTTCAATGCCTTCCTGGCCGCGTTTCCAATTGAGAAGCCGCAGTATGTCGTGCTGACGTTTTGCGACGAGCCCAAGAACGGCGAGCAGGGTCAGAACATCGCTGCCTATACGGCGGCACCCATGGTTCGCGATATCATCAAGAGGGCAGCACCGCTGCTTGGTGTTGAAGCTCGCTTCGGGCAGGAAGGAGCCGCGCTGCTTCAATCATATTGA
- a CDS encoding YkgJ family cysteine cluster protein: MKEQRFACTACGLCCYGLLPLTINEAISRADRFPLAISVTPVRSGTRGHTSISRIGVTASIGKGKPINLLVTPISFIPPSSPCPALGADNLCSIHNEKPERCKTMPFYAYKDEDSQRDMLVPRPGWECNTGDDAPVVYRDGSIIDKAEFSAERAALVEQAPTLQRYIDLLLKYDPTFVMRLQKGIHLLPGGKIVLNFASLLRHIKSADVTEYARRQHPVLAEWALKTADDPKSSQFHAYYKGALSEIARYLV; encoded by the coding sequence ATGAAGGAGCAGAGGTTCGCATGCACTGCCTGTGGCCTCTGTTGCTACGGCCTACTGCCGCTCACCATCAATGAAGCAATCAGCCGCGCCGACAGGTTTCCGCTCGCGATTTCCGTGACGCCGGTACGATCCGGAACACGCGGTCATACGTCGATCTCACGCATTGGCGTCACCGCTAGCATCGGCAAGGGCAAGCCAATCAATCTGCTAGTCACCCCAATATCGTTCATTCCACCTTCATCGCCCTGCCCGGCTCTTGGTGCGGATAACCTTTGCTCGATTCACAATGAGAAGCCAGAGCGCTGCAAGACGATGCCGTTCTATGCTTACAAAGACGAGGATAGCCAGCGCGACATGCTCGTCCCCCGCCCTGGCTGGGAGTGTAATACCGGCGACGATGCTCCGGTTGTCTACCGCGACGGATCGATCATCGACAAAGCTGAATTCAGCGCCGAACGAGCGGCACTTGTAGAGCAGGCACCAACACTGCAGCGCTACATCGACTTGCTGCTGAAGTACGATCCAACCTTCGTCATGCGTCTGCAGAAAGGTATCCACCTCCTGCCGGGCGGGAAGATCGTCCTTAACTTCGCTTCACTCCTGCGCCACATCAAGAGCGCGGACGTGACCGAGTACGCCCGGAGGCAGCACCCAGTGTTGGCTGAGTGGGCTCTTAAAACGGCTGACGACCCCAAGTCGTCCCAGTTTCACGCCTATTACAAGGGCGCTCTGTCCGAGATCGCACGATACCTAGTCTGA
- a CDS encoding YchJ family metal-binding protein — translation MRARYTAFTRGDLDFIERTCTDDGKSSLDRFEMERSLPKTTFLGFELREATEEPERDTGSVTFAFRYRFQDKEFTQVEIANFRRVDGIWLFNDSVVNPKPATIRVESIGRNEPCPCGSGKKYKKCCGANA, via the coding sequence ATGCGTGCACGCTATACTGCGTTCACTCGTGGTGACCTCGATTTCATCGAGCGGACCTGCACGGACGACGGCAAGTCGAGCCTCGACAGGTTCGAAATGGAGCGCTCGCTTCCCAAGACGACCTTCCTTGGCTTCGAGTTACGGGAAGCAACTGAGGAACCCGAACGAGATACCGGAAGCGTCACGTTCGCCTTTCGATATCGCTTCCAGGACAAAGAGTTCACCCAGGTCGAGATCGCCAACTTCCGACGCGTCGACGGAATTTGGTTGTTCAATGACAGCGTCGTGAACCCGAAACCCGCCACCATCAGAGTGGAGTCAATCGGACGGAACGAGCCCTGCCCCTGCGGCTCCGGGAAAAAGTACAAAAAGTGCTGCGGTGCTAATGCATGA
- a CDS encoding heavy-metal-associated domain-containing protein → MIRFEVPDMTCGHCAGTVEKAIKAVDPNASANVDLSTKTVSVESAIAPEIISASIADAGYTPSLAK, encoded by the coding sequence ATGATCAGATTCGAAGTTCCGGACATGACTTGCGGCCACTGCGCTGGCACCGTGGAAAAGGCGATCAAAGCAGTCGATCCGAACGCTTCCGCCAACGTCGATCTCTCCACAAAGACCGTTTCGGTTGAAAGTGCCATCGCGCCTGAGATCATCAGCGCATCAATCGCAGACGCGGGTTATACACCATCGCTTGCGAAATGA